The nucleotide window CTACCGCCCTCGAACTTTATGAACATGACGACGTGATCATACGTGCCGTTAACCCTTGCCTCCCCCCTTATGGCTTTGCCAATGGCAAACACCTCTACGGGCTCGCCCTCGAAGAACCATCTTAGGAAGTCTGTCACGTGAACGCCGAGATCAAGGGCTACGCCTCCACTTTTGCTTTCATCCCAATACCAGTAATCGGCCGGGAACGGCAGGTGCTGAACCTCCGTCTTCCTTATCTGCATCGGCAGGATGTTCCTGCTCTTGATAACCTCCTTTATCTGAATCCACCGCTTGTCGAATCTCCTCACGTGGCCAACGAAGAGCTTCAAGCCCTCTTTTTCCGCCGTCTTTATCATTTCCTTGGCTTCTTCCGTCGTCAGGGCAATCGGCTTCTCCACTATTACGTGCTTTCCAGCTTTGAGTGCCTCTATCGCTATCTCGGCATGCGTGTATGTGGGGGTTAGCACTTCAACAACGTCGAGGTCAAGACTCAAGAACTCGTCGAGATTCGTGTAAGCTTTAGCGTTGAGATCCTTAGCCGCTTTCCTGGCGGCTTCCTCACTTACGTCCATGACCGCCACTACCTTAATGCTCCTGATCGCCTTCAGGGCCGGCTTATGGGCCAGGTTGAATATGTTGCCGCATCCCACGACGCCGACCTTGAGCCTCTCCACCACCGGCCCCACCCCTGTTGATATTTTAGTTACTAAACCTTAAAAAACCTAACGCGAACCATAGACTGGGGGATGGAAAATGAAGGTCGTGGTTGGTATCCCGAGCTATAACAACGCTGACACGATAGGGTTCGTCGTGAAGCAGGCCGCAGAGGGCCTGAAGAAGTACTTTGGTGGCGGAATAATAGTGAACGCCGACGGGGGGAGCGCGGACGGAACGAGAGATGTTGTCATGAGGACAGAGGTGCCTGAGGGTATCGAAGTTTACAGCTTCGTCTATAAATGGCCTATCCCAGGGAAGGGTAGCGCGATGAAGGAGATAATGGAGTTCGCCAGGGCCAGGGATGCAGATGCGGTTGTCTTCGTCGACAGCGATCTTAGGAGCATAACACCCGAGTGGATTTACAGGTTTGCCAAGCCCGTTGAGGAGGGCTACGACTTCGTGGCGCCCCTCTACATAAGGCATAAATGGGACGGAACGATAACCAACAACATAGCTTACCCAATGACCGCTTCCCTTTATGGCTTGGACGTGAGGCAACCCATAGGTGGAGACTTCGGCGTGAGTGCGAGGGCCATCGACGTTTACCTTGAAGACGAGGCCCTCTGGAAAACGGACGTCGCGAGGTTCGGCGTCGACATATTTCTAACGACGACGGCGATAGCAAGGAAACTCAAGCTCGTTCAGGTAAGCCTTGGCATGAAGATACACAACCCCAAGGATCCGGCCGCATCCCTCGGCCCCATGTTCAACCAAGTTGTTGGGACGTTGTTCATGCTCATGAGGCGCTACGAGGATATCTGGAGGCCAGTAAAAGAGATAAGGCCTGTGGAGACGTGGGGAGAACCCGTTGAGGGCGAGCCGGAACCTGTGAAGGTCTCCCTCGACCTCCTCAAGGAAAGGGCCAGGGAGCTCTTCGCCAAGGAGGAGGAGACGCTCAGGGAAGTCCTGGCCAAGGAGACCTTTGAATGCGTCAAGAAGGCCCTGGAAACCTTTGAGTTCCCGGACGAGTTATGGGCAAGAGTCCTCTACGACGGGGCGGTGGCCTATAAGAGGGGCCTGCTGAAGAACGCCGAGCCCCTGATACCGCTATACTTTGCCAAAACGGCGGACTTCGTCATCAGGACAATGGAGATGAGCACGATGGAAGCTGAAAAACTTGTCAGGGAAAGGGCTAGGGTATTCTTGAGGGAGAAGCCCTACCTGGTAGAGAGGTGGTAGCCCTCAGACGATTTTCAGAACCTCTCTGACGTCCTTCTTCCTCCCCCTGGGCTTCACATCTCCCTTAGGATATCCGAGGCTTATGAGGCCTACTAGGCAGTATTCATCTCCGAGGCCAGCCATTTTCCTGAGTTCCTCCTCAATGTGCTCGAAGCAAGCAACCCCTATGTAGCAGGTTCCCAGTCCAAGCTCGACAGCCTTCAGCATAAGGTTCTCGATGGCCATTGCCGCGCTCTCGAGGGCCCAGTATAATTCGAGGTGACTATACCTCTCATCCTGAAGGGCCTTGACGTTCTTGTTCACGAAGACACCGAGATACAGAGGAGCCCTATACATGCCCTCCTCAAACCTCTTCTGAAGCTTCTGCATCTTCTCTTCTGGAAGACCCCTTTTCCTGAAGTACTCAATGTGGCCCTGCTTTATGAGTTCGTAAACCTTTTCCCTGACATCCCTGCTCTTGTAGGCCACAAATAGCCAGTTTTCCAAGCCGCTCGCGGTCGGAGCTCTTATGGCCGCCCTTATCAGCTCTTCAAGAATTTCATCATCGACTTCCCTGTCCTCATAAAACCTCACGGACGTCCTCTTAGTTATCGCCTCATCCAGCTCCATGGGATCACCAAACACAGCTATGTCCGCACGCAATTTAACGTTTGTGCTAATCAAGGGCCTTGAGAAGCTCGATGAAGCCGTCAAGGTCAGTCTTCTTAAACTCCTTCTCGAACCTCAGGCCCAACTCTGCAACTTCCTCCGGCGTTATCACGAGCCCTGCCCCCTCCGCATTTACGCCAGGACAATTGGCGTCGTAGTAAAGCCACAGCTTTGCATCCCCAAGCTCTACCGGCTCCTCTCCCTCGACCCCGATGGGCTTCCTTGAGACCATAAATGGGTAGATACGGCATATGAGAGGCCTGACTGGATGGATGGTGCACCTCCCCGTTTCAGGATTATGAAAGATGCAGCCTAAATCCCATTCCCTCACCGAAAGAACGAACCTAACCTTCCCGCCCTCTACCGAAAGCGTGACGAAGTCTTGCAAGTCGTGGCCGGCCTTCGATATCCTCCCTATATCGGCCAGCGTCAAGTAGACGTGCCTCCCCCTGCAGCAGTCGAGGCAGAAGAGGCACTTGAAGCGAATGGGCTTTTTGAAGGGACGAGGTTTGAAGCGCACACTATCACCTCACGTGTTTAAATGAGCGTCGAACTCCTCGCTTTTTCCAAAGTTTGCATACCCTCTGTCGA belongs to Pyrococcus yayanosii CH1 and includes:
- a CDS encoding Gfo/Idh/MocA family protein, producing MVERLKVGVVGCGNIFNLAHKPALKAIRSIKVVAVMDVSEEAARKAAKDLNAKAYTNLDEFLSLDLDVVEVLTPTYTHAEIAIEALKAGKHVIVEKPIALTTEEAKEMIKTAEKEGLKLFVGHVRRFDKRWIQIKEVIKSRNILPMQIRKTEVQHLPFPADYWYWDESKSGGVALDLGVHVTDFLRWFFEGEPVEVFAIGKAIRGEARVNGTYDHVVMFIKFEGGRTGIAEVSWSYPYPAKYGVFYHHLDIIGKNGRIRYTPLDTPVVGVVKSTFEMPRFSPMLSTFPEAFEAELRHFFECILHDREPVVTAQDALIALYIAEKAKESMRKGEPVELEVGAW
- a CDS encoding glycosyltransferase is translated as MKVVVGIPSYNNADTIGFVVKQAAEGLKKYFGGGIIVNADGGSADGTRDVVMRTEVPEGIEVYSFVYKWPIPGKGSAMKEIMEFARARDADAVVFVDSDLRSITPEWIYRFAKPVEEGYDFVAPLYIRHKWDGTITNNIAYPMTASLYGLDVRQPIGGDFGVSARAIDVYLEDEALWKTDVARFGVDIFLTTTAIARKLKLVQVSLGMKIHNPKDPAASLGPMFNQVVGTLFMLMRRYEDIWRPVKEIRPVETWGEPVEGEPEPVKVSLDLLKERARELFAKEEETLREVLAKETFECVKKALETFEFPDELWARVLYDGAVAYKRGLLKNAEPLIPLYFAKTADFVIRTMEMSTMEAEKLVRERARVFLREKPYLVERW
- a CDS encoding nitroreductase family protein → MELDEAITKRTSVRFYEDREVDDEILEELIRAAIRAPTASGLENWLFVAYKSRDVREKVYELIKQGHIEYFRKRGLPEEKMQKLQKRFEEGMYRAPLYLGVFVNKNVKALQDERYSHLELYWALESAAMAIENLMLKAVELGLGTCYIGVACFEHIEEELRKMAGLGDEYCLVGLISLGYPKGDVKPRGRKKDVREVLKIV
- a CDS encoding YkgJ family cysteine cluster protein translates to MRFKPRPFKKPIRFKCLFCLDCCRGRHVYLTLADIGRISKAGHDLQDFVTLSVEGGKVRFVLSVREWDLGCIFHNPETGRCTIHPVRPLICRIYPFMVSRKPIGVEGEEPVELGDAKLWLYYDANCPGVNAEGAGLVITPEEVAELGLRFEKEFKKTDLDGFIELLKALD